One genomic window of Pseudomonas sp. LFM046 includes the following:
- the rplF gene encoding 50S ribosomal protein L6 — MSRVAKNPVKLPAGVEVKIAGQQLSVKGAKGALELKVHPSVEVLQESGELRFAARNGDQQNKAMAGTTRALVNNMVIGVSQGFERKLQLVGVGYKAQAKGQTLSLALGFSHPVDYELPQGITAETPSQTDILIKGIDKQLVGQVAAEIRDFRPPEPYKGKGVRYADEVVRRKEAKKK, encoded by the coding sequence ATGTCTCGCGTTGCTAAGAACCCCGTCAAGCTGCCCGCTGGCGTTGAAGTCAAGATCGCCGGCCAGCAGCTTTCGGTGAAGGGTGCCAAGGGCGCTCTGGAACTGAAAGTGCATCCGTCCGTGGAAGTCCTGCAGGAGTCCGGTGAGCTGCGTTTCGCTGCTCGCAATGGCGACCAGCAGAACAAGGCCATGGCCGGTACCACCCGTGCGTTGGTTAACAACATGGTGATCGGCGTCAGCCAGGGCTTCGAGCGCAAGCTCCAGCTGGTGGGCGTTGGTTACAAAGCTCAGGCCAAAGGTCAAACGCTGTCCCTGGCTCTCGGCTTCTCGCATCCGGTGGATTACGAACTGCCGCAAGGCATCACCGCTGAAACCCCCAGCCAGACCGATATCCTGATCAAGGGCATCGACAAGCAGCTGGTCGGTCAAGTGGCCGCTGAGATCCGCGACTTCCGTCCGCCGGAGCCTTACAAAGGCAAGGGTGTACGTTACGCCGACGAAGTCGTCCGTCGTAAAGAAGCTAAGAAGAAGTAG
- the rplO gene encoding 50S ribosomal protein L15: MKLNDLRSAPGARREKHRPGRGIGSGLGKTGGRGHKGQTSRSGGTIAPGFEGGQQPLHRRLPKFGFVSLKAMDRAEVRTSELAKVEGDVVTLQALKDANVINQNVQRVKIMLSGDVTRAVTLKGIAATKGARAAIEAAGGKFED; this comes from the coding sequence ATGAAACTGAACGATCTGCGTTCCGCGCCGGGTGCCCGTCGCGAAAAGCACCGTCCGGGCCGTGGCATCGGTAGCGGTTTGGGTAAGACTGGTGGCCGCGGTCACAAAGGTCAGACCTCTCGCTCCGGTGGCACCATTGCTCCGGGCTTTGAAGGCGGTCAGCAGCCGCTGCACCGTCGTCTGCCGAAGTTCGGCTTCGTTTCGCTGAAGGCCATGGATCGCGCTGAAGTGCGCACTTCCGAGCTGGCCAAGGTCGAAGGCGACGTCGTCACTCTGCAGGCGCTGAAGGATGCCAACGTGATTAACCAGAACGTGCAGCGTGTGAAAATCATGCTGTCCGGCGACGTTACTCGCGCGGTCACCCTGAAAGGTATCGCCGCCACCAAAGGTGCGCGTGCGGCTATCGAAGCAGCTGGCGGTAAGTTCGAGGACTAA
- the rpmJ gene encoding 50S ribosomal protein L36, whose translation MKVRASVKKLCRNCKIIRRDGIVRVICSAEPRHKQRQG comes from the coding sequence ATGAAAGTTCGTGCATCGGTGAAAAAGCTGTGCCGCAACTGCAAGATCATCCGTCGCGACGGTATCGTTCGCGTGATCTGCAGCGCGGAGCCGCGTCACAAGCAGCGCCAAGGCTGA
- the rpsK gene encoding 30S ribosomal protein S11 has product MAKPAARPRKKVKKTVVDGIAHIHASFNNTIVTITDRQGNALSWATSGGSGFRGSRKSTPFAAQVAAERAGQAALEYGLKNLDVNVKGPGPGRESAVRALNACGYKIASITDVTPIPHNGCRPPKKRRV; this is encoded by the coding sequence ATGGCTAAGCCTGCTGCTCGTCCTCGTAAGAAAGTCAAAAAGACAGTGGTGGATGGGATCGCCCATATCCACGCTTCTTTCAACAACACCATCGTTACCATCACTGATCGTCAGGGCAATGCTCTGTCCTGGGCGACCTCCGGTGGTTCCGGTTTCCGCGGCTCCCGTAAGAGCACCCCGTTCGCTGCCCAGGTTGCAGCTGAGCGTGCCGGTCAGGCTGCTCTGGAATACGGCCTGAAGAACCTCGACGTGAACGTCAAGGGCCCGGGCCCGGGTCGCGAATCCGCTGTGCGTGCTCTGAACGCCTGCGGCTACAAGATCGCCAGCATCACCGACGTGACGCCTATCCCGCACAACGGGTGCCGTCCGCCGAAGAAGCGTCGCGTGTAA
- the rpmD gene encoding 50S ribosomal protein L30 — MATVKVTLIKSVNGRLANHKACVKGLGLRRIGHTVEVQDTPENRGMINKAYYLLRVEG, encoded by the coding sequence ATGGCAACTGTCAAAGTAACGCTGATCAAGAGCGTTAACGGCCGTCTGGCTAACCACAAGGCTTGCGTCAAGGGTCTCGGCCTGCGTCGCATTGGTCACACCGTTGAAGTTCAGGACACCCCTGAAAATCGCGGCATGATCAACAAGGCTTACTACCTTCTGCGTGTCGAGGGTTAA
- the rplP gene encoding 50S ribosomal protein L16, translating to MLQPKRTKFRKQMTGHNRGLAHRGSKVSFGEFALKATGRGRLTARQIEAARRALTRHVKRGGKIWIRVFPDKPVTKKPLEVRMGKGKGGVEYWVAQIQPGKVLYEIEGVSEELAREAFALAAAKLPLATSFVKRTVM from the coding sequence ATGCTGCAACCAAAGCGTACGAAGTTCCGCAAGCAGATGACTGGCCACAACCGTGGTCTGGCTCATCGCGGTAGCAAGGTCAGCTTCGGCGAGTTCGCGCTGAAGGCTACTGGCCGTGGTCGTCTCACTGCCCGCCAGATCGAGGCTGCACGTCGTGCCCTCACCCGTCACGTGAAGCGTGGTGGCAAGATCTGGATCCGTGTGTTCCCTGACAAGCCCGTTACCAAGAAGCCCCTGGAAGTACGTATGGGTAAAGGTAAGGGTGGCGTCGAGTACTGGGTAGCCCAGATTCAACCGGGCAAGGTCCTGTACGAGATCGAGGGTGTTTCCGAAGAGCTGGCGCGTGAGGCATTCGCCCTGGCTGCTGCAAAGCTGCCGCTCGCCACCTCCTTTGTTAAGCGGACGGTGATGTGA
- the rpsH gene encoding 30S ribosomal protein S8, with product MSMQDPLADMLTRIRNAQMAEKSVVSMPSSKLKVAVANVLKNEGYITGYQVSSDIKPLLSIELKYFEGRPVIEELKRVSRPGLRQYKSVDQLPKVRGGLGVSIVSTNKGVMTDRAARAAGVGGEVLCTVF from the coding sequence ATGAGTATGCAGGACCCGTTAGCGGACATGCTAACTCGTATCCGTAATGCCCAGATGGCTGAAAAGTCTGTCGTAAGCATGCCGTCCTCCAAGCTGAAGGTGGCAGTAGCCAACGTTCTGAAGAACGAAGGTTACATCACGGGATACCAAGTCAGCAGCGACATCAAGCCTCTGCTGTCCATCGAGCTGAAGTACTTCGAAGGCCGTCCGGTCATCGAAGAGCTGAAGCGCGTAAGTCGTCCTGGCCTGCGCCAGTACAAGTCCGTCGATCAGCTGCCGAAAGTACGTGGCGGCCTGGGCGTGTCGATCGTTTCCACCAACAAGGGTGTGATGACTGATCGTGCTGCTCGCGCTGCTGGTGTTGGCGGCGAAGTGCTTTGCACTGTGTTCTAA
- the rplV gene encoding 50S ribosomal protein L22 yields MEVAAKLSGARISAQKARLVADQIRGKKVGEALNLLTFSSKKAAEIMKKVLESAVANAEHNEGADVDDLKVSTVFVNEGRSLKRIMPRAKGRADRIVKRSCHITVKVADK; encoded by the coding sequence ATGGAAGTAGCCGCTAAGCTGTCGGGCGCTCGAATCTCCGCCCAGAAAGCCCGCTTGGTCGCCGACCAGATCCGCGGGAAGAAGGTGGGCGAAGCGCTCAACCTGCTGACTTTCAGCAGCAAGAAAGCCGCTGAAATCATGAAGAAAGTGCTGGAGTCGGCCGTGGCCAACGCCGAGCACAACGAAGGCGCCGATGTGGACGATCTGAAAGTCTCCACCGTCTTCGTCAACGAAGGGCGTTCGCTGAAGCGCATCATGCCGCGCGCCAAGGGCCGTGCTGATCGCATCGTCAAGCGGTCTTGCCATATCACTGTCAAGGTTGCGGACAAGTAA
- the secY gene encoding preprotein translocase subunit SecY: protein MAKQGALSALSNGGLSELWARLRFLFLAIIVYRIGAHIPVPGINPDRLADLFRQNEGTILSLFNMFSGGALERMSIFALGIMPYISASIIMQLMTAISPQLEQLKKEGEAGRRKISQYTRYGTVALALVQAIGMSVGLASQGVAFSTDFGFYFVAVTTFVAGAMFMMWLGEQITERGVGNGISMLIFSGIVAGLPRAIGQSFESARQGDINIFALVAIGLLAVAIIGFVVFIERGQRRIAVHYAKRQQGRKVFAAQTSHLPLKVNMAGVIPAIFASSILLFPASLGAWFGQSESMGWLQDVAQAIAPGQPLNILLFSAGIVFFCFFYTALMFNPKDVAENLKKSGAFIPGIRPGEQSARYIDGVLTRLTMFGALYMTAVCLLPQFLVVAANVPFYLGGTSLLIVVVVVMDFMAQVQSHLVSHQYESLMKKANLKGYGSGMLR from the coding sequence ATGGCTAAGCAAGGTGCTCTCTCCGCGCTCAGCAATGGCGGGTTGTCCGAGCTCTGGGCTCGACTGCGTTTCCTGTTCCTGGCGATCATCGTCTACCGGATCGGCGCGCACATCCCAGTGCCCGGTATCAACCCTGACCGGCTGGCCGACCTGTTCCGGCAGAACGAGGGGACCATTCTTAGCCTGTTCAACATGTTCTCCGGCGGCGCGCTGGAGCGGATGAGCATCTTTGCACTGGGGATCATGCCGTACATCTCGGCATCGATCATCATGCAGCTCATGACCGCGATCAGCCCGCAGCTGGAGCAGTTGAAGAAGGAAGGTGAAGCTGGCCGTCGCAAGATCAGCCAGTACACCCGCTACGGCACCGTAGCCCTGGCATTGGTACAGGCCATCGGCATGTCCGTTGGTCTGGCCAGTCAGGGCGTCGCTTTCTCGACTGATTTCGGCTTCTACTTCGTGGCTGTCACCACCTTCGTGGCTGGTGCGATGTTCATGATGTGGCTGGGCGAGCAGATCACAGAGCGCGGTGTCGGCAACGGCATCTCGATGCTGATTTTTTCTGGCATCGTGGCCGGTCTGCCGAGGGCGATCGGGCAGTCTTTCGAGTCTGCACGTCAGGGCGATATCAACATCTTCGCTCTGGTCGCCATCGGTCTGTTGGCAGTAGCGATCATCGGTTTCGTGGTGTTCATTGAGCGTGGTCAGCGTCGCATTGCGGTGCATTACGCCAAGCGTCAGCAGGGCCGCAAGGTCTTCGCTGCGCAGACCAGCCACCTGCCGTTGAAGGTGAACATGGCCGGCGTTATCCCGGCTATTTTTGCCAGCAGCATCCTGCTGTTCCCGGCCTCTCTGGGCGCCTGGTTCGGCCAGTCCGAAAGCATGGGCTGGCTGCAGGACGTCGCACAGGCTATCGCTCCTGGTCAGCCGTTGAACATTCTGCTGTTTAGTGCAGGGATCGTATTCTTCTGCTTCTTCTACACAGCGCTGATGTTCAATCCGAAAGACGTGGCGGAGAACCTGAAGAAGTCCGGTGCCTTTATTCCGGGTATCCGTCCGGGTGAGCAGTCGGCACGCTATATCGATGGCGTACTGACCCGCTTGACCATGTTCGGTGCTCTGTACATGACGGCTGTTTGCCTGCTGCCCCAGTTCCTGGTGGTTGCAGCGAATGTACCGTTCTACCTTGGCGGGACCTCGTTGCTGATCGTGGTAGTGGTTGTGATGGACTTTATGGCCCAAGTACAATCCCACCTCGTTTCGCACCAGTACGAATCCCTGATGAAGAAAGCCAACCTGAAGGGCTACGGCAGCGGAATGCTCCGCTGA
- the rpsQ gene encoding 30S ribosomal protein S17, which produces MAEAQKTVRTLTGRVVSDKMDKTITVLIERRVKHPIYGKYVKRSTKLHAHDETNQCRIGDKVTIRETRPLAKTKSWSLVEIVERAVEV; this is translated from the coding sequence ATGGCTGAAGCTCAGAAAACCGTCCGCACGCTGACCGGCCGCGTCGTCAGCGACAAGATGGACAAGACCATCACCGTTCTGATCGAGCGCCGCGTAAAGCACCCGATCTACGGTAAATACGTGAAGCGTTCGACCAAGCTGCACGCTCACGACGAAACCAACCAGTGCCGCATCGGCGACAAGGTCACCATTCGTGAGACCCGTCCGCTGGCCAAGACCAAGTCCTGGTCCCTGGTGGAAATCGTCGAACGTGCCGTGGAAGTCTAA
- the rpsS gene encoding 30S ribosomal protein S19: MPRSLKKGPFIDLHLLKKVEVAVEKNDRKPVKTWSRRSIVLPQMVGLTIAVHNGRQHVPVLVNEDMVGHKLGEFAATRTYRGHAADKKAKR; the protein is encoded by the coding sequence GTGCCGCGTTCTCTGAAAAAAGGTCCTTTTATCGATCTTCACCTACTGAAGAAGGTCGAAGTGGCGGTGGAAAAAAACGATCGCAAGCCGGTTAAAACCTGGTCGCGTCGCTCCATCGTACTGCCGCAAATGGTTGGTCTGACCATCGCGGTTCACAACGGTCGTCAACATGTCCCGGTCCTCGTGAACGAAGACATGGTCGGCCACAAACTCGGCGAGTTCGCAGCCACCCGCACCTATCGCGGTCATGCTGCGGACAAGAAAGCCAAGCGTTAA
- the rplE gene encoding 50S ribosomal protein L5, which yields MARLKEIYRNEIAPKLKEQLQLANVMEIPRITKITLNMGLGEAIGDKKVIENAVADLEKITGQKAVVTYARKSIAGFKVREGWPIGVKVTLRRDRMYEFLDRLLSISLPRVRDFRGLNAKSFDGRGNYSMGVKEQIIFPEIDYDKIDALRGLDITLTTTARTDDEGRALLRAFNFPFRN from the coding sequence ATGGCACGACTGAAAGAGATTTACCGGAACGAAATCGCTCCCAAGCTGAAGGAACAACTTCAGCTTGCCAACGTGATGGAAATTCCGCGCATCACCAAGATCACCCTGAACATGGGTCTGGGCGAAGCCATCGGTGACAAGAAAGTCATCGAGAACGCTGTAGCCGACCTGGAAAAGATCACCGGCCAGAAAGCTGTCGTGACCTACGCCCGCAAGTCCATTGCAGGCTTCAAGGTTCGCGAGGGCTGGCCGATCGGCGTCAAGGTCACCCTGCGCCGTGATCGCATGTACGAGTTCCTGGATCGTCTGCTGTCCATCTCCCTGCCGCGCGTGCGCGACTTCCGCGGCCTGAATGCCAAGTCCTTCGACGGTCGTGGCAACTACAGCATGGGTGTGAAAGAGCAGATCATCTTCCCGGAAATCGATTACGACAAAATCGATGCGCTGCGCGGTCTGGACATCACCCTGACCACCACCGCCCGTACGGATGATGAAGGTCGTGCCCTGCTGCGCGCCTTCAACTTCCCGTTCCGCAACTGA
- the rplX gene encoding 50S ribosomal protein L24 — translation MQKIRRDDEIIVIAGKDKGKRGKVLKVLADSRVLVSGVNLIKRHTKPNPMAGIQGGIVEREAPLHLSNVAIFNGETNKADRVGFKVEDGKKIRVFKSTQKPVDA, via the coding sequence ATGCAAAAGATTCGTCGTGACGACGAGATCATCGTCATCGCCGGCAAGGACAAGGGCAAGCGTGGCAAGGTGCTGAAGGTTCTCGCCGACAGCCGTGTGCTGGTCAGCGGTGTAAACCTGATCAAGCGCCACACCAAGCCCAACCCCATGGCCGGTATCCAGGGCGGTATCGTCGAGCGGGAGGCGCCCCTGCACCTCTCCAACGTTGCCATCTTCAATGGCGAAACCAACAAGGCTGACCGCGTTGGTTTCAAGGTTGAAGACGGTAAAAAAATTCGTGTCTTCAAGTCGACCCAAAAGCCGGTTGATGCTTGA
- the rpsC gene encoding 30S ribosomal protein S3, which yields MGQKVHPTGIRLGIVKEHTSVWYADKRTYADYLLADLQVREYLQDKLKSASVSRIDIHRPAQTARITIHTARPGIVIGKKGEDVEKLRQDLTKQMGVPVHINIEEIRKPELDGMLVAQSVAQQLERRVMFRRAMKRAVQNAMRIGAKGIKIQVSGRLGGAEIARTEWYREGRVPLHTLRADIDYATYEAHTTYGVIGVKVWIFKGEVIGGRQEELKPVAPAPRKKAAK from the coding sequence ATGGGTCAGAAAGTACATCCCACTGGCATTCGCCTGGGCATCGTCAAGGAGCACACCTCCGTTTGGTACGCAGATAAGCGCACTTATGCCGACTATCTGCTGGCCGACCTGCAGGTTCGTGAGTACCTCCAAGACAAACTAAAAAGCGCGTCCGTAAGCCGTATCGATATCCATCGTCCGGCTCAAACCGCACGCATCACCATCCACACCGCTCGTCCCGGCATCGTGATCGGCAAGAAAGGTGAAGATGTTGAGAAGCTGCGTCAGGACCTGACCAAGCAAATGGGTGTGCCGGTGCACATCAATATCGAAGAGATCCGCAAGCCGGAACTCGACGGTATGCTGGTTGCGCAGAGCGTAGCTCAGCAGCTGGAGCGTCGCGTGATGTTCCGTCGCGCCATGAAGCGCGCTGTACAGAACGCCATGCGCATTGGTGCCAAGGGCATCAAGATCCAGGTTAGTGGTCGTCTCGGCGGCGCGGAAATCGCCCGTACCGAGTGGTATCGCGAAGGTCGTGTGCCTCTGCACACCCTGCGTGCCGATATCGACTACGCAACCTATGAAGCGCACACCACTTACGGTGTGATCGGTGTGAAGGTTTGGATCTTCAAGGGTGAGGTCATTGGTGGCCGCCAGGAAGAGCTGAAGCCCGTAGCGCCTGCTCCTCGTAAAAAAGCTGCTAAGTAA
- the rplN gene encoding 50S ribosomal protein L14, which yields MIQTQSMLDVADNSGARRVMCIKVLGGSHRRYAGIGDIIKVTVKEAIPRGKVKKGQVMTAVVVRTKHGVRRPDGSIIRFDGNAAVLLNNKQEPIGTRIFGPVTRELRSEKFMKIVSLAPEVL from the coding sequence ATGATTCAGACTCAATCCATGCTCGACGTCGCTGACAACAGCGGTGCTCGTCGCGTTATGTGCATCAAGGTCCTTGGTGGTTCGCACCGTCGCTACGCCGGTATCGGCGACATCATCAAAGTGACCGTGAAAGAAGCGATTCCGCGCGGCAAGGTGAAGAAAGGCCAGGTAATGACCGCTGTTGTGGTCCGTACCAAGCATGGCGTTCGTCGCCCTGACGGCTCGATCATCCGCTTCGACGGCAACGCCGCCGTCCTGCTGAACAACAAGCAGGAGCCGATCGGCACCCGTATCTTCGGGCCCGTGACCCGTGAACTGCGTTCCGAGAAGTTCATGAAGATCGTCTCGCTCGCCCCCGAAGTGCTGTAA
- the rpmC gene encoding 50S ribosomal protein L29 produces MKANELREKSVQQLNEQLLGLLRDQFNLRMQKATGQLGQSHLLSQVKRDIARVKTVLNQQAGK; encoded by the coding sequence ATGAAAGCGAATGAACTTCGTGAAAAATCCGTACAGCAGCTGAACGAGCAACTGCTCGGCCTGCTGCGCGACCAGTTCAATCTGCGCATGCAGAAGGCAACTGGCCAGTTGGGGCAGTCTCACCTGCTCTCGCAAGTGAAGCGCGACATCGCTCGCGTGAAAACTGTGCTCAACCAGCAAGCAGGTAAGTAA
- the rpsE gene encoding 30S ribosomal protein S5 — protein sequence MANNEQKRDEGYIEKLVQVNRVAKTVKGGRIFTFTALTVVGDGKGRVGFGRGKSREVPAAIQKAMEAARRNMIQVDLDGTTLQYPIKSAHGASKVFMQPASEGTGIIAGGAMRAVLEVAGVQNVLAKCYGSTNPVNVVYATFKGLKNMQSPESVAAKRGKSVEEIL from the coding sequence ATGGCAAATAACGAGCAAAAGCGCGACGAAGGCTACATCGAGAAGCTGGTCCAGGTTAACCGCGTTGCCAAGACCGTAAAAGGTGGTCGTATCTTCACCTTCACCGCGCTGACTGTAGTTGGCGACGGCAAAGGTCGTGTTGGCTTCGGCCGCGGCAAGTCCCGCGAAGTGCCGGCTGCCATCCAGAAGGCGATGGAAGCTGCCCGCCGCAACATGATCCAGGTTGATCTGGACGGCACCACCCTGCAGTACCCGATCAAGTCCGCCCATGGCGCCTCCAAGGTGTTCATGCAGCCGGCTTCCGAAGGTACCGGTATCATCGCCGGCGGCGCCATGCGTGCCGTTCTGGAAGTGGCCGGTGTGCAGAACGTTCTGGCCAAGTGCTACGGCTCTACCAATCCGGTGAACGTGGTTTACGCCACCTTCAAGGGTCTGAAGAACATGCAGTCCCCTGAGTCCGTTGCGGCCAAGCGTGGTAAGAGCGTCGAGGAGATTCTCTAA
- the rpsN gene encoding 30S ribosomal protein S14: MAKQSMKNRELKRQQTVAKYAKKRAELKAIIANPNSTPEARWEAQVALQKQPRDASASRLRNRCRITGRPHGVYRKFGLGRNKLREAAMRGDVPGLVKASW; the protein is encoded by the coding sequence ATGGCCAAGCAAAGCATGAAGAACCGTGAGCTGAAGCGTCAGCAAACGGTTGCCAAGTACGCCAAGAAGCGTGCTGAGCTGAAAGCTATCATCGCCAACCCGAACTCCACTCCGGAAGCTCGCTGGGAAGCCCAGGTAGCCCTGCAGAAGCAGCCCCGTGACGCCAGCGCTTCGCGCCTGCGTAACCGCTGCCGCATCACCGGTCGTCCGCACGGCGTTTACCGCAAGTTCGGCCTCGGCCGTAACAAGCTGCGTGAAGCCGCCATGCGTGGTGATGTGCCCGGCCTGGTGAAAGCCAGCTGGTAA
- the rplR gene encoding 50S ribosomal protein L18, whose amino-acid sequence MSVKKETRLRRARKARLKMRELEAVRLCVYRSSQHIYAQVISADGAKVLASASTLDKELRDGATGNVDAAKKVGQLVAERAKAAGVTQVAFDRSGFKYHGRVKALADAAREGGLEF is encoded by the coding sequence ATGAGCGTAAAGAAAGAAACTCGTCTGCGTCGCGCTCGCAAGGCACGCCTGAAAATGCGCGAGCTGGAAGCCGTACGCCTCTGCGTGTACCGCTCTTCCCAGCATATCTACGCCCAGGTCATTTCGGCCGACGGCGCCAAGGTTCTGGCAAGCGCCTCTACCCTGGACAAAGAACTGCGTGACGGCGCCACCGGCAACGTCGACGCGGCCAAGAAGGTTGGTCAGCTGGTTGCCGAGCGCGCGAAAGCCGCTGGCGTCACTCAGGTGGCATTCGATCGTTCTGGCTTCAAGTACCACGGCCGCGTCAAGGCGCTGGCTGATGCTGCTCGTGAAGGCGGGCTGGAGTTCTAA
- the rpsM gene encoding 30S ribosomal protein S13, with protein MARIAGVNIPDNKHTVISLTYIYGVGRTTAQNICAVTGVNPAAKIKDLSDEQIEQLRGEVAKLTTEGDLRREINMNIKRLMDLGCYRGLRHRRGLPVHGQRTKTNARTRKGPRKPIRK; from the coding sequence ATGGCCCGTATTGCAGGCGTCAACATTCCAGATAACAAGCACACTGTTATCTCGCTGACCTACATCTACGGTGTTGGTCGCACCACTGCGCAGAACATCTGCGCTGTCACCGGCGTAAATCCGGCGGCAAAGATCAAGGATCTCTCTGACGAGCAGATCGAACAGCTGCGTGGCGAAGTCGCGAAGCTCACCACCGAAGGTGACCTGCGTCGCGAAATCAACATGAACATCAAGCGTCTGATGGACCTGGGCTGCTACCGCGGTCTGCGTCATCGTCGTGGTCTGCCGGTTCATGGCCAGCGCACCAAGACCAACGCGCGTACCCGTAAGGGCCCGCGTAAGCCGATCCGCAAGTAA
- the rpsD gene encoding 30S ribosomal protein S4, with amino-acid sequence MARYIGPKCKLSRREGTDLFLKSGARALESKCNIESAPGQHGARRGRLSDYGTQLREKQKVRRIYGVLERQFGNYYKEAASRKGATGENLLQLLECRLDNVVYRMGFGATRSESRQLVSHKAISVNGQTVNVPSYQVKAGDVVAVREKSKNQLRIAQALELCGQRGRVEWVEVDAEKKSGVFKSVPARSDLSADINENLIVELYSK; translated from the coding sequence ATGGCTCGTTACATTGGTCCCAAGTGCAAACTGTCCCGTCGTGAAGGTACCGACCTCTTCCTGAAGAGTGGTGCTCGCGCGCTCGAATCCAAGTGCAACATCGAATCCGCTCCTGGCCAGCACGGTGCCCGTCGTGGCCGTCTGTCCGACTACGGCACCCAGCTGCGTGAAAAGCAGAAAGTGCGCCGTATCTACGGTGTCCTGGAGCGTCAGTTCGGCAACTACTACAAAGAAGCTGCTTCCCGCAAAGGCGCTACCGGTGAAAACCTGCTGCAACTCCTCGAGTGCCGCCTGGACAACGTCGTGTACCGCATGGGCTTCGGCGCTACTCGTTCCGAGTCCCGTCAGCTGGTTTCCCACAAGGCCATCAGCGTGAACGGTCAGACCGTGAACGTTCCGTCCTACCAGGTCAAAGCTGGTGACGTGGTTGCCGTTCGCGAGAAGTCGAAGAACCAACTGCGTATCGCCCAAGCCCTCGAACTGTGCGGTCAGCGTGGCCGTGTGGAGTGGGTTGAGGTTGACGCAGAGAAGAAGTCCGGCGTGTTCAAGAGCGTGCCGGCTCGCAGCGATCTGTCCGCCGACATCAACGAAAACCTGATTGTCGAGCTCTACTCCAAGTAA